The following nucleotide sequence is from Nitratidesulfovibrio termitidis HI1.
CCCGCGTGCACAGGCCGCAGGCGGTGCAGCGGTCCTTGTCGAACACCACTACCCGTGCCTCGGTATCCATGGCCAGGGCCGAGGTGGGACAGATGGCGGTGCACATGCCACAGTGCATGCAGCTGTCCTCGTCGCGCGAGATGCGCTGCGAGGCGTCGGTGACGGTCACGTCCTGCTCGCGCAGATAGGCGATGCCCTTCAGGCAATTGTCTTCGCCCCCGGAAATCTCCAGGGTCAGATAGCCTTCCTTGCGCGGGGTGATCTGGGCCTTCACGATGTTGACGGTAAGGTCGTACCTGCGCACCAGGTCGCTCACGATGGGCTTGCCCGAGATTTCGGGCGGGAACGTGAGATGGATGTTCTTGCGGTAGGTCTTGGTCTGCTGTTC
It contains:
- a CDS encoding NIL domain-containing protein, producing MTEQQTKTYRKNIHLTFPPEISGKPIVSDLVRRYDLTVNIVKAQITPRKEGYLTLEISGGEDNCLKGIAYLREQDVTVTDASQRISRDEDSCMHCGMCTAICPTSALAMDTEARVVVFDKDRCTACGLCTRVCPVGAMNVEMENGGL